One genomic region from Anthonomus grandis grandis chromosome 1, icAntGran1.3, whole genome shotgun sequence encodes:
- the LOC126740096 gene encoding cytohesin-1 isoform X1, whose translation MGTVGNNLETFNISDLSPEQQKVLIEIRRKKTELLLQIQQLKDDLCEVVSEMESLDTGDDGKNSNRAKMMSIGRKKFNMDPKRGIEYLIEKGLLQNTPEGVAQFLHKGEGLNKTAIGDYLGERNDFNEKVLQAFVNLHDFTDLILVEALRQFLWSFRLPGEAQKIDRMMECFAKRYCDCQGENNIFENSDTCYVLSFAIIMLNTSLHNPSVKEKPSIDQFVNMNRGINQGQDLPRELLVSLYESIKSEPFKIPEDDGNDLMHTFFNPDKEGWLWKQGGRYKSWKRRWFILNDNCLYYFEYTTDKEPRGIIPLENISIRECQDRQKQFCFELYASGGVEFIKACKTDSEGKVVEGKHREYRMSASSDEERKEWINRLTQSISHNPFYDILANRKKKAQNHLKN comes from the exons ATGGGAACAGTAGGAAACAATTTAGAAACATTTAATATATCag ACCTCTCACCAGAGCAGCAGAAAGTTTTAATTGAAATCAGACGGAAGAAAACTGAACTATTATTACAAATACAG cAACTCAAAGATGACTTGTGTGAAGTAGTATCGGAGATGGAGTCCCTGGACACCGGGGATGACGGTAAAAACAGCAATCGGGCAAAAATGATGTCGATCGGCCGTAAGAAGTTCAATATGGACCCGAAGCGCGGAATCGAGTATTTGATCGAAAAAGGCTTGTTACAG AATACCCCCGAAGGAGTAGCCCAGTTCCTTCACAAAGGTGAAGGACTTAATAAAACTGCCATAGGAGACTACTTGGGTGAGCGTAACGATTTCAACGAGAAAGTCTTACAGGCGTTCGTGAACTTACACGATTTCACCGATTTAATACTGGTGGAGGCCTTGAGGCAGTTCTTGTGGAGTTTTCGGCTGCCCGGCGAGGCCCAAAAGATCGACCGTATGATGGAGTGTTTCGCCAAAAGATACTGCGACTGTCAAGGGGAGAATAACATATTTGAGAATTCGGACACTTGCTATGTGCTTTCGTTTGCGATTATTATGTTGAATACCAGTTTACATAATCCCAGTGTTAAGGAGAAGCCGAGCATTGATCAGTTTGTGAATATGAATAGGGGGATCAACCAGGGACAGGATTTACCTAGGGAATTACTTGTg AGTTTGTATGAAAGCATAAAGTCAGAACCGTTTAAAATCCCAGAAGACGACGGTAATGATCTTATGCATACGTTCTTTAACCCCGATAAGGAAGGTTGGTTGTGGAAACAGGGAGGCAGATATAAAAGCTGGAAGAGACGGTGGTTCATATTGAACGATAATTGTCTGTATTATTTCGAATACACCACAGATAAGGAACCAAGGGGAATCATACCTTtggaaaatatttctattaggGAGTGCCAGGATAGACAAAAACAGTTTTGTTTCGAGTTGTATGCTAGTGGAGGAGTGGAGTTTATTaag gcttgTAAGACTGATTCGGAAGGGAAAGTGGTAGAAGGAAAACATAGAGAATACCGAATGTCGGCGAGTAGCGACGAGGAAAGAAAAGAATGGATCAACCGTTTGACGCAAAGTATAAGTCACAACCCGTTTTACGATATTTTAGCCAATAGGAAAAAGAAGGCACAgaatcatttgaaaaattaa
- the LOC126740096 gene encoding cytohesin-1 isoform X2, which yields MLGLLRCCFCVNSRHVAEDKKQLKDDLCEVVSEMESLDTGDDGKNSNRAKMMSIGRKKFNMDPKRGIEYLIEKGLLQNTPEGVAQFLHKGEGLNKTAIGDYLGERNDFNEKVLQAFVNLHDFTDLILVEALRQFLWSFRLPGEAQKIDRMMECFAKRYCDCQGENNIFENSDTCYVLSFAIIMLNTSLHNPSVKEKPSIDQFVNMNRGINQGQDLPRELLVSLYESIKSEPFKIPEDDGNDLMHTFFNPDKEGWLWKQGGRYKSWKRRWFILNDNCLYYFEYTTDKEPRGIIPLENISIRECQDRQKQFCFELYASGGVEFIKACKTDSEGKVVEGKHREYRMSASSDEERKEWINRLTQSISHNPFYDILANRKKKAQNHLKN from the exons ATGTTGGGTCTGTTGCGTTGTTGTTTTTGTGTGAATAGTAGACATGTGGCCGAGGACAAAAAG cAACTCAAAGATGACTTGTGTGAAGTAGTATCGGAGATGGAGTCCCTGGACACCGGGGATGACGGTAAAAACAGCAATCGGGCAAAAATGATGTCGATCGGCCGTAAGAAGTTCAATATGGACCCGAAGCGCGGAATCGAGTATTTGATCGAAAAAGGCTTGTTACAG AATACCCCCGAAGGAGTAGCCCAGTTCCTTCACAAAGGTGAAGGACTTAATAAAACTGCCATAGGAGACTACTTGGGTGAGCGTAACGATTTCAACGAGAAAGTCTTACAGGCGTTCGTGAACTTACACGATTTCACCGATTTAATACTGGTGGAGGCCTTGAGGCAGTTCTTGTGGAGTTTTCGGCTGCCCGGCGAGGCCCAAAAGATCGACCGTATGATGGAGTGTTTCGCCAAAAGATACTGCGACTGTCAAGGGGAGAATAACATATTTGAGAATTCGGACACTTGCTATGTGCTTTCGTTTGCGATTATTATGTTGAATACCAGTTTACATAATCCCAGTGTTAAGGAGAAGCCGAGCATTGATCAGTTTGTGAATATGAATAGGGGGATCAACCAGGGACAGGATTTACCTAGGGAATTACTTGTg AGTTTGTATGAAAGCATAAAGTCAGAACCGTTTAAAATCCCAGAAGACGACGGTAATGATCTTATGCATACGTTCTTTAACCCCGATAAGGAAGGTTGGTTGTGGAAACAGGGAGGCAGATATAAAAGCTGGAAGAGACGGTGGTTCATATTGAACGATAATTGTCTGTATTATTTCGAATACACCACAGATAAGGAACCAAGGGGAATCATACCTTtggaaaatatttctattaggGAGTGCCAGGATAGACAAAAACAGTTTTGTTTCGAGTTGTATGCTAGTGGAGGAGTGGAGTTTATTaag gcttgTAAGACTGATTCGGAAGGGAAAGTGGTAGAAGGAAAACATAGAGAATACCGAATGTCGGCGAGTAGCGACGAGGAAAGAAAAGAATGGATCAACCGTTTGACGCAAAGTATAAGTCACAACCCGTTTTACGATATTTTAGCCAATAGGAAAAAGAAGGCACAgaatcatttgaaaaattaa